The following coding sequences lie in one Streptomyces sp. WMMB303 genomic window:
- a CDS encoding winged helix-turn-helix domain-containing protein, which yields MGKIAGERRGMGQSSAVRRLPAVNRGTGEIVQLELLGRESFQQEEVRERPVLPGVRYDWQPHAGRHVNVAKSLMRKVWHKDSGYRQNDRDIFGFYVAHSPERAEPLRMTFKEIAQTLGIRPDTVARSVGKLHAGGLLLEAEKVGRMKFYRINPRAAYDGSASDQTRAVRDARYPVVPAPKAPPGPRKKEAM from the coding sequence ATGGGCAAGATCGCAGGTGAGAGGAGGGGTATGGGGCAGTCGAGCGCAGTCCGGCGGCTACCGGCGGTCAACCGCGGGACGGGCGAGATCGTGCAGCTTGAGTTGCTGGGCCGCGAATCGTTCCAGCAGGAAGAGGTGCGGGAGAGGCCGGTACTGCCAGGAGTCCGATACGACTGGCAGCCCCACGCGGGACGCCACGTGAACGTTGCCAAGTCCTTGATGAGAAAGGTCTGGCACAAGGACAGCGGTTACCGTCAGAACGACCGGGACATCTTCGGGTTCTACGTGGCGCACTCGCCCGAGCGTGCCGAGCCGCTGCGCATGACCTTCAAGGAGATCGCGCAGACTCTCGGCATCCGGCCCGATACCGTGGCACGGTCGGTGGGCAAGCTCCACGCTGGCGGGCTGTTGTTGGAAGCCGAAAAGGTGGGCCGGATGAAGTTCTACCGAATCAACCCCCGCGCTGCGTACGACGGTTCGGCATCCGACCAGACACGAGCCGTCCGGGACGCCCGGTACCCGGTGGTTCCCGCTCCGAAGGCCCCACCAGGACCCCGGAAGAAGGAGGCC